The Tenebrio molitor chromosome 5, icTenMoli1.1, whole genome shotgun sequence genome segment cttgcattttcttttttttttcaggtaGACTCACTCCAGAATCCAGCCGTTAAAGCACAATTTAAGCGACAGTACCTCTGGagacttttaaattaaaaagacaAAAGGTTTGAGAATAATCTCAAGAGACAACAACGGCTGCAGCTGTGAGTTGTAAGATTTATTGCAGTTCGTAGTAACTCGGCTTTACTTACGATCTTTGGactttataaattatttaggaaaaaactctcacataaattattattatttattgatgaaGATATCGACTCAACAAAGCTCGCCTCTTCGTTAACCAGTAAGATTTATAGGTAGCAAGGTTTCCAATAATTTATGAGAAAATGTCCAGAAATGTGATACAACTGATTTTAGACACTTTTATAAAATATCGCCGGGATCGCTGCGATAAAGTAATACTTCACAGTTAAACgaatctttttcttttcagcTGTCACGACACATCACAAGAACAGTAATTTGTTTAATgtcaataaacaaaacaaaaaaatgaataaacttCACTGGCGATTTTTTTCCGACTCGATATACCAGTTAACTACCTTCAGAAGTATTTACACTTTTACTTTCGGTGTTATTAATACAAATTATTCAACTCTATGGGCTCATCGtgtcattaatattttatgacCTAATATTATGTTAATCGAGTCATCTACTAAGCCTATAACAATCTACCAGAACAAAGTTGTAGCTTCTGGTGACTAAATTAAAGGACGGACGTTTAAATCTCGCCTGAAGGATGTCTCGACGAAGAATGTCAAACGGTGTCGTCGCTGAAGTCTGATTTTGATCTTGtcgcaaataaaataaatcaatttgacACTTTTTTGCTTAAGACCCACCAGAATCGCAAAATTCGAAAACGTGGAGCAAATAGGAAGCACCGTTAAATGTCACGAATTCGCAAATAGCATCCTTGTGCTCCCAagaatgttaaattttttgccGCCGCTGCATACCTTCGGCACACGTCCAGTTAAGTGTTTCTCAGCGAGAATTCATGTTTGTCACATGTACCAGCGATGATGCAAcatttcttgaatttttttcaggtGCAGTTAATCAGATTCACTTAGCCTTGAAATTTGAAGAAGACCCAACCTTGACAAGAAGATGAGagtaacattttgtacacacAATATAATTTCTGTTACAACATAGTAGTTTGAGGAGTCTGTGATTAGTATAAATAAACCGAGAGAGGAGTGTGCTCATCACAGTCCTCCTGATAACGCAGCCATGAAATTACTCGTAAGTACCGAAGCAGCACCCACTAGGCGACATCCAAAACCTTCTGTTTCAGATTGTAGTTTGCGCCGTTTTGGCATCAGCTTTTGCGGCTTCTCTGTCGACGAACGAGCCGATCCCGATCGTGAAGCAAGAGCAAGAAGTGAACTTCGACGGGAGTTACCGTTCTTCGTACGAGACGGGCAACGGGATTTCGGCGTCGGAACAAGGCGCTCTGAAGAACGCCGGCAATCCTGAAACTGAAGCCAACGAGGTGTCGGGCAGCTTCACGTATACTGGCGACGATGGGGTGGTCTATACCATACAGTATATTGCGAATGAAAATGGATTCCAGCCGCAAGGTGCTCACCTTCCTGTAGGTCCGACACCGCCACCCATTCCAGAGGCCATTCAGAGGTCGCTGGAGTATAACGCTGCTCATCCAGAACCCGAAGAACCTCGCAGGAAGCTATAAAAGCAATTGAAAGAGACTGCCCACTTTTTACACTGATCTATTGTACATATGTCTTTGagacaatttatgaaataaagaggttttattttataatttgcaTTTAAATGAGCCTGTACCAACAACCCTGTCCTAGCAGTTTCAAGTAATTGTTTGAGATATGAAGAGATCTGAAAAGCGGTAACAATCATACAAGAGAATATAAGCTAATAACGAGTTTAAAAACTTTTGTTAattgtatttcaaaaatttctctAAATGTCAGGTGGGTTTTAAGATTCCCCCAGGTGCTAAATcctaaagaatataaataaaagtaattcAAAAGTATAAAGGGAACTATCTACGAATAGTAATAGTCGTGCCATAACCCAGTTTGTTACTCCATTAAATGCTGTATAATCCATACCTTAAAATCTCTCCCGGATTGTTTGGCCTTTATAGTCTAATAAAAGTTTATATTCCCGTTAAAGTAAACAAGACAATCTAAACAACTGCAGTCACAATAGTTTTAATATGAACATATCTGATGCACCATTATAACAACGGAAAAATATGTGTATTAAATTACAAGCAAGACGTTTAAACATCTGTTGCtcgttattttataaataagatTGCTCCGCAGAGATGAGTATATGTTTCGTATAACGGCCATTGACTACGATGCAAAGCAATATTGTTcgtaataatagtaataacaTTATATTAACTTATTACATGAATAAGAGGTGCTGTGCTTTCTCAATAAAATTCTCAACATGTTGGTTCAACAACTATTCATTTACATGTTAATTCAATCACTAATCCTGAAATTAATTATAGGATTAAGGTATTACGTCgcaatcattttaataaatattcatcTGAAGTATCAACACatagttaaatatttttataacgtGTCCTTTATAATTTAACGTTCTCCTAGTCTCCTACTGAATTtaacaattaacaattaacaattaaGTTGGTAATTTTCcttttaaaaagaaatggtTCTTTTACAACAAATAATTATGTTCTAATTAGACGCCTGTCAAAATATATGTGGATTTTGTGAAAATGCTTTGTTTAGATGTAATTAAACtgctacaaaaaagaaaaatatgagAAAGGAAAATATGGGAACAGTTCGCCTGGCTCATCTTGTCTGTTCTAGCCACGGTAGTAATGTTGGTTGCGCACCATTAAGATGCCTCAataacatttaatttggtaatgAGGCTGTTAAAgacgtaatttttgttttaagtaTTATTCCGGCCTCTTTATGGTCgaaataagaaaacaatatAACTATAATGACTGTAAAAGGTCGTGACCATTTTTAATAGTTCGGTGACACTTTTGAAACATGTATTCCTATGGCAAAGCTGATGTTTAAATctagaaatgtcattttaacatttattgttaattgattttataaaataaacgcATTGTCAAAACATTATTATCATCAAAATGACCAATATTGTTTGGTTTTATAATAAAGTGTGTAAATGACTCAACATGTTTTCACTTTCTtttacattcattttttttgtgggTTCATTCTTTTTATTAGACATAATACTTTCATGGACGGGTAAATCAATTTCTGGAAAATGTACGA includes the following:
- the LOC138131191 gene encoding cuticle protein CP14.6-like, which translates into the protein MKLLIVVCAVLASAFAASLSTNEPIPIVKQEQEVNFDGSYRSSYETGNGISASEQGALKNAGNPETEANEVSGSFTYTGDDGVVYTIQYIANENGFQPQGAHLPVGPTPPPIPEAIQRSLEYNAAHPEPEEPRRKL